The Porites lutea chromosome 11, jaPorLute2.1, whole genome shotgun sequence genome includes a region encoding these proteins:
- the LOC140951485 gene encoding follistatin-related protein 5-like isoform X1, translating to MHCVSVWLLTLTVILSVSCRVGNATPKQNDQRVVFYVFGSEDIYIVDPKSKAILSTIGPDGVCTKSNNRYSRDNCSFGRNTVVRDKLIFFSDMPGNRVHVIDAQEQKVVETILTEGYPYDLYYLHWLKEVWVHSWTNSTFDVINTDGSLKKTHEAIKAHVQPGWTHGYMFADPEVKDGKIGYITHLFNPGLHQIDLIAKAYKTFVNVSDYDCTGTLNFVYSPVNKHAFFDCFRSSTRVALLEMSLTNDTIVRKWNISGVPYVSPDGRYIVALYKSVNESMNLLLASKVYVLVIPGEDSATILKSTLDIAGGVSDLVYYEKVEKKGSFIAYVSLIYSDKIAVLDLDSIDSGNPQISYVENVGNVYSAPGMHSVRRPLAASGPWLVTPATANQSLAIINIATQELYGMVKGVVKGRGMAAYREIAAYSTTPYPKGAGRSFCGSKAIVMFTLLYTLYMLMAG from the exons ATGCATTGTGTTTCAGTTTGGCTCCTAACTCTCACCGTCATTTTGTCTG TTTCTTGTAGGGTTGGTAATGCTACTCCGAAGCAAAATGATCAACGTGTTGTCTTCTACGTGTTTGGATCAGAGGACATCTACATTGTAGATCCAAAGAGCAAAGCTATTTTGTCTACAATCGGTCCTGATGGGGTTTGTACCAAATCAAATAACAGGTATTCCAG GGATAACTGTTCGTTCGGTCGCAATACAGTGGTGAGAGACAAACTCATCTTCTTCAGCGACATGCCTGGGAATCGAGTTCACGTTATTGATGCGCAGGAGCAAAAG GTCGTGGAAACAATCCTAACAGAGGGCTACCCGTATGATTTGTACTACCTACATTGGCTGAAGGAGGTTTGGGTACATTCCTGGACCAACtctacttttgacgtcatcaacACCGATGGAAGCCTGAAAAAGACGCACGAGGCTATCAAGGCGCATGTGCAACCAG GTTGGACACACGGGTACATGTTCGCTGACCCAGAGGTGAAAGACGGTAAAATTGGTTACATCACTCACTTGTTCAACCCAGGCCTGCACCAAATCGACCTCATAGCCAAGGCATACAAGACCTTTGTTAACGTTTCTGACTACGACTGCACCGGAACTCTGAACTTCGTTTACAGCCCTGTGAACAAACACGCCTTCTTTGATTGCTTTAGATCGAGTACCAGGGTTGCACTGTTGGAGATGAGTCTCACCAATGACACAATTGTTCGTAAGTGGAACATCTCTGGGGTCCCGTATGTTTCACCCGATGGCCGCTACATCGTTGCACTCTACAAATCTGTCAACGAGTCGATGAACCTGCTCCTTGCTAGTAAAGTTTATGTGCTGGTCATTCCTGGCGAGGACAGTGCTACCATTTTGAAGTCCACATTAGATATCGCTGGTGGCGTGAGCGACCTTGTTTATTATGAGAAGGTCGAAAAGAAGGGAAGTTTTATTGCTTACGTCAGTCTTATTTACAGCGACAAGATAGCGGTGTTAGATCTCGACTCTATCGACTCTGGAAACCCCCAAATCAGCTACGTCGAAAACGTTGGAAACGTCTATTCGGCACCCGGTATGCACTCCGTAAGACGACCGTTGGCAGCATCGGGTCCCTGGCTTGTGACTCCTGCCACTGCTAACCAATCTCTCGCCATCATCAACATCGCCACGCAAGAGCTGTATGGGATGGTAAAAGGTGTGGTCAAGGGTAGGGGGATGGCAGCATATAGGGAGATAGCAGCATACTCAACGACGCCATATCCCAAAGGAGCTGGGAGAAGCTTTTGTGGTTCAAAGGCGATTGTGATGTTCACCTTGCTATATACTCTGTACATGTTGATGGCCGGCTAG
- the LOC140951485 gene encoding follistatin-related protein 5-like isoform X2 has protein sequence MHCVSVWLLTLTVILSVSCRVGNATPKQNDQRVVFYVFGSEDIYIVDPKSKAILSTIGPDGVCTKSNNRDNCSFGRNTVVRDKLIFFSDMPGNRVHVIDAQEQKVVETILTEGYPYDLYYLHWLKEVWVHSWTNSTFDVINTDGSLKKTHEAIKAHVQPGWTHGYMFADPEVKDGKIGYITHLFNPGLHQIDLIAKAYKTFVNVSDYDCTGTLNFVYSPVNKHAFFDCFRSSTRVALLEMSLTNDTIVRKWNISGVPYVSPDGRYIVALYKSVNESMNLLLASKVYVLVIPGEDSATILKSTLDIAGGVSDLVYYEKVEKKGSFIAYVSLIYSDKIAVLDLDSIDSGNPQISYVENVGNVYSAPGMHSVRRPLAASGPWLVTPATANQSLAIINIATQELYGMVKGVVKGRGMAAYREIAAYSTTPYPKGAGRSFCGSKAIVMFTLLYTLYMLMAG, from the exons ATGCATTGTGTTTCAGTTTGGCTCCTAACTCTCACCGTCATTTTGTCTG TTTCTTGTAGGGTTGGTAATGCTACTCCGAAGCAAAATGATCAACGTGTTGTCTTCTACGTGTTTGGATCAGAGGACATCTACATTGTAGATCCAAAGAGCAAAGCTATTTTGTCTACAATCGGTCCTGATGGGGTTTGTACCAAATCAAATAACAG GGATAACTGTTCGTTCGGTCGCAATACAGTGGTGAGAGACAAACTCATCTTCTTCAGCGACATGCCTGGGAATCGAGTTCACGTTATTGATGCGCAGGAGCAAAAG GTCGTGGAAACAATCCTAACAGAGGGCTACCCGTATGATTTGTACTACCTACATTGGCTGAAGGAGGTTTGGGTACATTCCTGGACCAACtctacttttgacgtcatcaacACCGATGGAAGCCTGAAAAAGACGCACGAGGCTATCAAGGCGCATGTGCAACCAG GTTGGACACACGGGTACATGTTCGCTGACCCAGAGGTGAAAGACGGTAAAATTGGTTACATCACTCACTTGTTCAACCCAGGCCTGCACCAAATCGACCTCATAGCCAAGGCATACAAGACCTTTGTTAACGTTTCTGACTACGACTGCACCGGAACTCTGAACTTCGTTTACAGCCCTGTGAACAAACACGCCTTCTTTGATTGCTTTAGATCGAGTACCAGGGTTGCACTGTTGGAGATGAGTCTCACCAATGACACAATTGTTCGTAAGTGGAACATCTCTGGGGTCCCGTATGTTTCACCCGATGGCCGCTACATCGTTGCACTCTACAAATCTGTCAACGAGTCGATGAACCTGCTCCTTGCTAGTAAAGTTTATGTGCTGGTCATTCCTGGCGAGGACAGTGCTACCATTTTGAAGTCCACATTAGATATCGCTGGTGGCGTGAGCGACCTTGTTTATTATGAGAAGGTCGAAAAGAAGGGAAGTTTTATTGCTTACGTCAGTCTTATTTACAGCGACAAGATAGCGGTGTTAGATCTCGACTCTATCGACTCTGGAAACCCCCAAATCAGCTACGTCGAAAACGTTGGAAACGTCTATTCGGCACCCGGTATGCACTCCGTAAGACGACCGTTGGCAGCATCGGGTCCCTGGCTTGTGACTCCTGCCACTGCTAACCAATCTCTCGCCATCATCAACATCGCCACGCAAGAGCTGTATGGGATGGTAAAAGGTGTGGTCAAGGGTAGGGGGATGGCAGCATATAGGGAGATAGCAGCATACTCAACGACGCCATATCCCAAAGGAGCTGGGAGAAGCTTTTGTGGTTCAAAGGCGATTGTGATGTTCACCTTGCTATATACTCTGTACATGTTGATGGCCGGCTAG
- the LOC140951495 gene encoding dapdiamide synthesis protein DdaC-like, whose translation MLATKVCLLRNKSYQVSRTLFCCIVQSRSIVSSPQVAENPAFFTPIPAGDLTLQFKHRIAGRKYLPGSQGKGFPEFLASPRQGLPYALRADTVSHISVEKWGKMCREQLDKAIPEYNAVLFRNLPLFDAKDFAKFASSLGYKPTNYEGGTGNRYLVEGETEVYLSTSDPPDFNIELHNEMACSPVHPKKVIFFCLIEPNEELGGVTPLARNSEIFAQLDPAVVKKLEEKQIRYTRYLIDEKHKPYASWQQSFMTDDRKKVEEFLERQNFSYEWEKDTGNLSYWYSLPPLMTHPTTGQKIWFNQPNVHHNTYYKESPMLDGVTLPDHMYPTHTLYGDGSEIEPEVIQHIRATGWRNAVGFPWRKRDVLVLDNLTAQHSRLSFSGDRMILAYLTAE comes from the exons ATGCTGGCGACTAAAGTTTGTTTACTCAGAAATAAGTCCTATCAAGTATCGCGAACACTCTTCTGTTGTATCGTACAATCACGATCCATTGTCTCAAGTCCTCAAGTTGCCGAAAATCCTGCGTTCTTTACTCCAATACCAGCTGGAGATTTAACGCTTCAATTCAAGCACCGCATCGCGGGAAGGAAATACTTGCCTGGTTCGCAAGGCAAAGGATTTCCAGAGTTCCTGGCCTCTCCTCGACAAGGGCTTCCATATGCACTGCGCGCAGACACTGTAAGTCATATAAGCGTGGAGAAATGGGGAAAAATGTGCCGCGAACAGCTGGACAAAGCAATCCCAGAATACAATGCAGTTCTGTTCCGCAATCTACCCTTGTTTGATGCAAAAGATTTTGCCAAATTTGCTTCCAGTCTTGGGTACAAGCCAACAAATTATGAAGGAGGAACCGGAAATAGGTACTTGGTTGAAGGGGAGACGGAAGTGTACTTATCCACAAGTGATCCCCCGGATTTTAACATCGAGCTGCACAACGAGATGGCATGTTCACCTGTACACCCGAAAAAG gttattttctTCTGCTTGATCGAGCCAAACGAAGAATTGGGAGGAGTGACACCCTTGGCCAGAAATAGCGAGATATTCGCCCAACTGGACCCAGCAGTTGTGAAGAAGCTGGAAGAAAAACAGATCCGGTACACTCGCTACCTGATAGACGAGAAACATAAACCATATGCATCCTGGCAGCAGTCGTTTATGACTGACGACCGAAAG AAAGTGGAAGAATTCCTGGAGCGACAAAATTTCAGTTATGAATGGGAGAAAGACACCGGAAATTTGTCTTACTGGTATTCACTTCCGCCACTGATGACTCATCCAACCACGGGCCAAAAAATTTGGTTCAATCAACCTAACGTACACCATAATACATACTACAAGGAGTCACCCATGTTAGACGGTGTCACGCTTCCAGACCACATGTATCCAACGCACACCCTTTATGGTGACGGAAGCGAGATAGAACCAGAAGTGATTCAACACATCCGGGCAACCGGTTGGCGCAATGCAGTTGGATTTCCTTGGCGAAAAAGAGATGTGTTAGTGTTGGATAACTTGACCGCTCAACATAGCCGCTTGAGCTTTAGTGGGGACAGAATGATTCTGGCCTACCTTACGGCTGAATGA